The Rattus rattus isolate New Zealand chromosome 1, Rrattus_CSIRO_v1, whole genome shotgun sequence genome includes a region encoding these proteins:
- the Ly6e gene encoding lymphocyte antigen 6E — protein sequence MSAASSMRVLLPVLLAALLGVEQVHSLMCFSCTDQKNNINCLWPVSCSDTDNYCITLSAAAGFGNVNLGYTLNKGCSPTCPRENININLGVASVNSYCCQSSFCNFSTAGLGLRASIPLLGLGLLLSLLAVLRLSP from the exons ATGTCTGCCGCTTCCAGCATGAGAGTCTTGTTGCCTGTGTTGCTGGCAGCCCTTCTGGGTGTGGAACAAG TCCATTCCCTGATGTGCTTCTCCTGCACCGAtcagaagaacaatatcaattgCCTATGGCCGGTATCATGCTCCGACACAGACAATTACTGTATCACGTTATCTGCTGCCGCGGGCTTCG GGAATGTCAACCTTGGCTACACCCTGAATAAGGgttgctcccccacctgcccccgTGAAAACATCAATATTAACCTCGGTGTGGCGTCCGTGAATAGCTACTGCTGCCAGAGCTCCTTCTGCAATTTCAGCACGGCTGGCCTTGGACTTCGTGCTAGTATCCCACTGCTGGGCCTTGGACTCCTGCTCAGCTTGTTGGCTGTGCTGCGGCTGAGCCCCTGA